ACCTTTCCAATTTTCAATGAAACCCGTTGTCGTCGCTATGTCGTCGGTATATTGCGAGGGATTTCCGACGGACCAATAATAAAAAAAAAAAACTAATCAGAATCTTCTGAATCTTCATCAAACTCCCCAACCTCGGCTTCCGGCTCTGAATGTACGACAGCATCATGTCCAAACACAGTCAAATTCTCAACGAGTTGAACATTTTCCAAATCTTCAACTGCCTGGGCGTTGCTGGTAGACTCTGGTTGCAATGGTTCATCATCATCAGAAGTTCCATCCACTCGTCCTCTTGGGTTGATTTGCGTTACAGTAACCCATGGATCGTCTCTGTACGTCACCCGAGGGTAACTGATGTAGCACACCTATACATATCAATTATACAAAGTATTAGTTCAATATATAACATTAATTAATTATATTGGTAAAAAATTATGAATATATTGACATACCTGATCAGCTTGCGAACCAAGAATGAAGGGATCATAATATTGAAGTTTCCGCCGCGAATGAACTGATGTAACACCAAACGCATCAATCTTCACTCCTCTATCTGGGGTGGTGTCATACCAATCACAATAGAATACTACACAACGCAATCCAACCATTCCAGGAAATTGGATTTCCAATATTTCTTTTATGTTGCCGTAGTAGACATCGTCACCAGAAGAAGATGAAACACCAGCATCATATGTTGTCTTAGAATGACCTTTCTTTGTGAATGCATATCCTCGCGTACAAAATTTAGGATATGATTTGACCACATAGTTTGGTCCCTGCACAAATTCGCGTACCCAATCATCGAACACAAGACCTCTGGCCAAACCATCATTCACCTATAAAAAAAAACATATATGATTGCAAAATTAATTAGTTTATATATATTAAATTTAAACTAATCATTTGCATAGGGTAATATGATATATGACTCACATAACTACGAAGCCACGCAGCAAATCCGTTATCTCTAAGTTGTCGAAGCTCATCTTCTGTTGCATGCCTGTGAGTCATACGCAACTCCGCCATATATACACTATATACAAAAATATTATCAATATGAAATAAATTTATTGAATATTAATCTAACAATAAATGAATAAATATTTTTACCTCTCATATTGTAGAACATCTTCACAGTTGGTGAGCAAATATGTTTGCAAATGAGCGTTCTCAGTGTCCGTAAGTCTCTGCTTCGTGAATTTTCCACTAAGTCGTCCTATTTCCTTGAACATGCTTGGGACAGTAACATGATATGTTGCTCTCTCCCCTCTATCATCATGCCGAGCAGGTCTTCGGTGTTTTGTTTGCACTTCTGGTGGAAAATAATTTTCAGCAAAGATTGCAGTTTCTTCATTGATCACCTGTGCCACTATAGATCCTTCCACCCTGCTTTGATTTTTGACCATCTTCTTCAGATGATGCATATAACGCTCAAAAATATACATCCATCTGTACTGCACAGGACCACCAAGTTCCAATTCTCTTGC
This sequence is a window from Brassica oleracea var. oleracea cultivar TO1000 chromosome C1, BOL, whole genome shotgun sequence. Protein-coding genes within it:
- the LOC106327056 gene encoding uncharacterized protein LOC106327056, translated to MQRLLPFAFSALLPRNVHEAIAGTSVFFRDLCSRVLTEEGINNLKTNAPVSMCNLEKIFPPSFFDVMEHLAIHLARELELGGPVQYRWMYIFERYMHHLKKMVKNQSRVEGSIVAQVINEETAIFAENYFPPEVQTKHRRPARHDDRGERATYHVTVPSMFKEIGRLSGKFTKQRLTDTENAHLQTYLLTNCEDVLQYESVYMAELRMTHRHATEDELRQLRDNGFAAWLRSYVNDGLARGLVFDDWVREFVQGPNYVVKSYPKFCTRGYAFTKKGHSKTTYDAGVSSSSGDDVYYGNIKEILEIQFPGMVGLRCVVFYCDWYDTTPDRGVKIDAFGVTSVHSRRKLQYYDPFILGSQADQVCYISYPRVTYRDDPWVTVTQINPRGRVDGTSDDDEPLQPESTSNAQAVEDLENVQLVENLTVFGHDAVVHSEPEAEVGEFDEDSEDSD